One stretch of Miscanthus floridulus cultivar M001 chromosome 18, ASM1932011v1, whole genome shotgun sequence DNA includes these proteins:
- the LOC136522247 gene encoding protein LYK5-like, translated as MTPTRPFHGGAGRPAACRRHHHLFLAPAALVLVMVLLPPAVAQQAYEANAQTDCYSNNGSSVLGYTCRRSKNGTTSPRSCDSYLAFRSAPPYYSSPITASFLLNATAPAVAAANAVPVASPVEDSRLLLVPVPCACTSAGYYQHGASYVIQFDDETYFTIANNTYQGLATCQALMAQNPAHDSLDLYPNISLTVPLRCACPSAAQAAAGVRYLVTYLLGWDDDSNTVAERFRADYQAVLDANSLTDDSTVYPFTTMLVPLKDPPTPNMTTLLEPPAPAPAPAAAPPASHQPAKSSSRQSSAINWRAIFGAGVGCGVLVSGAVFALFLLWRWRRQRGDRSRRAVPDAPSFLEYGVAAEMKGEEATASWMSPVMVAGDVRDAVASLTVFEYGELEKATAGFAEERRVGGSSVYRAVMNGDVAAVKRVTGDVGAEVTVLGRVNHTCLVRLCGLCVHRGDTHLVFEFAENGALSDWLHGRGRALGWKQRVQVAFDVADGLNYLHNYTSPPYVHKNLKSSNVLLDGCLRAKVSNFGLARAIVSGAGGVEMTRHVVGTEGYLAPEYLEHGLIGPHLDVFAFGVIMLELLSGKEVAPARVHNDDGDGGGGGSELLLWQEAERLAIGGDGVRDKVAAFMDVRLHGDYQLDVAFALLGLALRCVAREPRARPSMGEVLLSLSAVYGSTLQCDPSDLGNSGSTETRTQSEARLTVSRL; from the coding sequence ATGACGCCGACGCGGCCTTTTCACGGCGGAGCAGGACGACCGGCCGCCTGTCGTCGCCACCACCACCTCTTCCTGGCCCCAGCGGCGCTGGTGCTGGTGATGGTGCTGCTGCCTCCCGCGGTAGCGCAGCAGGCGTACGAGGCCAACGCGCAGACCGACTGCTACTCCAACAACGGCAGCTCCGTCCTCGGCTACACTTGCCGCCGTAGCAAGAACGGCACGACGTCCCCACGGTCATGCGACAGCTACCTCGCCTTCCGCTCCGCGCCGCCGTACTACTCCTCCCCCATCACTGCCTCCTTCCTCCTCAACGCCACCGCGCCCGCCGTCGCGGCCGCCAACGCCGTCCCCGTCGCCTCCCCGGTCGAGGACTCGCGGCTCCTCCTCGTCCCGGTCCCCTGCGCCTGCACCAGCGCGGGGTACTACCAGCACGGCGCGTCCTACGTCATCCAGTTCGACGACGAGACCTACTTCACCATCGCTAACAATACGTACCAGGGGCTCGCCACCTGCCAGGCGCTCATGGCGCAGAACCCCGCCCACGACAGCCTCGATCTTTATCCCAACATCTCCCTCACCGTGCCGCTCCGGTGCGCGTGCCCGTCGGCGGCGCAGGCCGCGGCCGGCGTGAGGTACCTGGTGACCTACCTCCTCGGGTGGGACGACGACTCCAACACCGTCGCCGAACGCTTCCGTGCCGACTACCAGGCCGTGCTTGACGCCAACAGCCTCACCGACGACTCCACCGTGTACCCCTTCACAACGATGTTAGTCCCGCTCAAGGACCCTCCCACGCCGAACATGACTACCTTGCTGGAGccccctgctcctgctcctgctccagcTGCAGCTCCGCCAGCGTCGCATCAGCCGGCGAAGTCCTCGTCTCGTCAGTCGAGCGCGATAAACTGGCGGGCCATCTTCGGCGCTGGTGTGGGATGCGGTGTTCTTGTGTCGGGTGCCGTGTTTGCTCTGTTCTTGCTATGGCGTTGGCGCCGGCAGCGCGGCGACCGTTCAAGGAGGGCAGTTCCTGACGCGCCGTCGTTTCTGGAGTATGGCGTGGCAGCGGAGATGAAGGGGGAAGAGGCGACGGCGTCGTGGATGTCTCCGGTGATGGTGGCCGGCGACGTCCGCGACGCGGTGGCATCGTTGACGGTTTTCGAGTACGGTGAACTGGAGAAGGCGACCGCGGGGTTCGCAGAGGAGCGGCGTGTCGGAGGCTCGTCAGTCTACCGCGCCGTGATGAACGGCGACGTGGCGGCGGTGAAGCGCGTTACCGGGGACGTGGGCGCTGAGGTGACCGTCTTGGGGCGCGTCAACCACACGTGCCTTGTCCGCCTGTGCGGCCTCTGCGTGCATCGCGGCGACACGCACCTGGTGTTCGAGTTCGCCGAGAACGGCGCACTCAGCGACTGGCTACACGGCCGCGGCCGCGCGCTCGGGTGGAAGCAGCGGGTGCAGGTGGCGTTCGACGTGGCCGACGGGCTGAACTACCTGCACAACTACACCAGCCCTCCGTACGTGCACAAGAATCTGAAGAGCAGCAACGTCCTGCTCGACGGCTGTCTCCGTGCCAAGGTGTCGAACTTCGGCCTGGCACGCGCCATCGTCTCGGGCGCCGGCGGCGTGGAGATGACGCGCCACGTCGTGGGCACGGAGGGGTACCTGGCGCCGGAATATCTAGAGCACGGGCTGATCGGCCCTCACCTCGACGTGTTCGCTTTCGGGGTCATCATGCTCGAGCTTCTGTCCGGGAAGGAGGTGGCGCCTGCTCGGGTCcacaacgacgacggcgacggcggtggcggtggcagtgaACTATTGCTGTGGCAGGAAGCAGAGAGGTTGGCCATCGGCGGTGACGGCGTGCGGGACAAGGTGGCGGCGTTCATGGACGTTCGGTTGCACGGGGACTACCAACTGGATGTGGCGTTCGCGTTGCTCGGGTTGGCTCTGCGGTGCGTGGCGCGGGAGCCCCGGGCAAGGCCGTCGATGGGCGAGGTGTTACTGTCGCTCTCGGCGGTGTACGGATCCACGTTACAGTGCGATCCCTCGGACCTTGGCAATTCCGGCTCGACGGAGACACGGACTCAGAGTGAAGCGCGACTGACTGTATCGCGCTTATAG
- the LOC136522731 gene encoding uncharacterized protein — translation MGSGLSSSHRSSASLHQPPATPSPAAPPALVIAADGSLREFAPAPLHAVSVSDALAIGANADDRRFFVCSSDALYFDADVPALGADELLRPGQIYFVLPAAMLGRPLSSADMAALAVRASQALAAGAAAGPRSGHGRLPRGCGGFAKTRVVPAAHHHHADGDEEVNEKLNQRTLGGFETTASRSPASNARKSAVAARPAPHVRRALSTIEEDAE, via the coding sequence ATGGGATCAGGCCTCTCAAGCAGCCACCGGAGCAGCGCGTCGCTTCACCAGCCGCCGGCGACGCCGTCGCCGGCGGCCCCGCCGGCCCTGGTCATCGCGGCCGACGGCTCGCTGAGGGAGTTCGCGCCGGCGCCGCTCCATGCAGTCTCCGTCTCCGACGCGCTCGCCATCGGCGCCAATGCCGACGACCGCCGGTTCTTCGTGTGCAGCTCCGACGCGCTCTACTTCGACGCCGACGTCCCGGCGCTCGGTGCCGACGAGCTGCTCCGGCCGGGGCAGATATACTTCGTCCTCCCCGCGGCGATGCTCGGCAGGCCGCTCTCCAGCGCCGACATGGCCGCGCTCGCCGTGCGCGCGAGCCAGGCGCTGGCGGCGGGAGCGGCAGCGGGGCCGCGTAGTGGGCACGGACGACTCCCTCGCGGCTGCGGCGGGTTCGCGAAGACGCGCGTCGTGCCTGCGGCGCACCACCACCACGCGGACGGCGACGAAGAGGTCAACGAGAAGCTGAACCAGAGGACTCTTGGCGGCTTCGAGACGACGGCTTCACGTAGTCCGGCGAGCAACGCCAGGAAGTCCGCCGTGGCGGCGCGACCGGCTCCGCATGTGAGGAGGGCGCTCAGCACCATTGAAGAGGATGCCGAGTGA